A window of Burkholderiaceae bacterium DAT-1 genomic DNA:
GAAAATCCTCTTCAATGGCGAGACCTTGCTTGTAATAGTCATCGGTGATGACACCGTCGTTCGTTTTGGCTGCGACCCACATCAGCATAATGCTAGCGATGACGGCTGTCGCCAGTAAAACCAGCAAAAGCCAGACAAATGGCACGCGGTACCAAAGTACCTTTTCCTGTGTGACTGCTGTTGTCATGGTTGAATCTCTCCCTAGCGGCCGATAAAGGCAGCTTTTTCAGTAATGGTGATGGCAGGATCATCCACTGACGTAATGATCAGTTTGATCTTTTTTGAGCCACGGCTTACGCTTTGCGGATCTGTTTGCAGGCGCAAACCCAGGTTGATCGAGCCATTGCCCGGAATATGGACGGTATTTTTCCCGATTTCGGTATAAAGCTGCAGCGCCGGAATACCCTCGGCTGTGATGGTGTAATCGTGCGGCTTCTCGTCGGTATTCTGAATCTGCAGGCGGTAGGTATTTTCCAGCAAGCCATCGTCGGTTTCGCGAACCAGTACGCTGCGATCGCGGAAGATGTTGGCGGATAAGGGCACCTTCCGATAGAGCGACACGCACACAGACGTCAGCACAATGATCAGGATGGCAATGTATAGCACCACGCGAGGGCGGAAGACATGCTTCTTGATCTCGCTTTCGGGATACTTATGCGCCAATGCATTTTCGGTGGTGTAGCGAATCAGCCCACGCGGATAGTTCATCTTGTCCATGATGGAATCGCACGCATCAATACATGCGCCGCAGGCGATGCATTCATATTGCAAACCGTCGCGAATGTCGATGCCAACAGGACACACTTGTACGCACACCGTACAGTCAATACATTCGCCGAGGCCTTGAGACTTAAAGTCGGCCTCTTTGCGTCGTGATCCGCGCGGCTCACCTCGTTCGACGTCATAGCTGATAATCAGCGTGTCAGGATCGAACATGGCGCTCTGGAAGCGTGCATACGGACACATGTACTTGCACACTTGCTCCCGCATCCAGCCCGCATTGCCGTAGGTGGCGAAGCCGTAGAACAGAATCCAGAAAGACTCCCACGGCCCAAAGTCCAAAGAAGGTAATTTGACTGTCAGTTCGCGGATCGGCGTGAAATAACCCACGAAAGTGAATCCTGTCCAGAGCGCAAATACGATCCATAGTAGATGCTTGGATAGCTTGATCCGCAACTTGCGCGCAGACATTGGCTGCTGATCAAGTTTCATGCGGGTAGGGCGATCGCCTTCTACCCATTTTTCCATCCAGAGGAAGATTTCGGTGTATACCGTTTGCGGGCAGGCATAACCACACCACAATCGCCCTCCAATCGATGTCCAGACGAATAGCCCGAATGCAGAGCAGAGCAGGAGGGCTGTCAGATAGATGAAATCACCTGGCAGGAAAACAAAGCCGTAGATGTAAAACTTACGATTTACCAGATCGAACAATAGCATCTGGCGGTCATGCAGGTCGAGCCAGGGCATGCCGTAGAAAAAAATCTGGGTTGCGACCACCCAGAACCAGCGCCATTTGGTAAAGGTGCCGGTAATCCAGCGCGGATATACCTTCTTCGCAGACTCGTACAGCAGAATCTGCTGTACCTCGGGTTCGTCATCCGGGGTAGGATCAGGTGGAACAACCTTGATCGGAATATGCTTGAAGGTTTTGCTCATGGGAACTCGCTTCAGAAGAGTGCTTTCCGCAATCGGTATATTGATACGAAGAGGTATCTGATACAAGACTGGGGAAAGGCCTCTCAAGGCTTCGCATGACTGATGCCCGGAAAGCATCCGGGCATCAGGGTAGCGTAAGAAAACGGCTGTTTTCTTACCGCAGATTAGCGATCTGCAGCGGGACCAGTGGTATCTGCGCCTTCACCGTGGGAGCGGTTGTACACATAGGCGGTCAGCAGGTGAATCTTTGCTTCGCCCAGTGCATCCTTCCAGGTCGGCATCTTGTTGGTGCGACCGTTGGTGATGGTTTCGATGATGGTTGCCTTGGAGCCACCATACAGCCAGTGCTGGCGATTGGCCAGGTGCGGTGCACCCAGATCCTTGTTGCCGTTACCGGTAGCGCCGTGACAGGCCACGCACACTTGCTGGAAGGTAGACTCACCGCGAACTGCGCGTTCCGGATCATATTCACCCGCACCGACGCCTGCCTTACGGCCTGCAATCTTCAGTACGTAGTTGGCTACATCAGCAACCTTTTCTTCACCAAAGGCAGCACCGAAGGCCGGCATTTGTGCCTGACGACCATTGGTGATGGTTTCCTTGATCTTCTCTGCCGAATTGCCATACAGCCAGCTATTGTTGTCGGCAACGGTCAGATTC
This region includes:
- the ccoP gene encoding cytochrome-c oxidase, cbb3-type subunit III, with the protein product MSDFISSFWAYWIAAIVVASFVWLGYVLYTQSHLKVPKGQKVETMGHVWDGDLEEYNNPLPKWWMMMFYITLFFGVGYFILFPGLGAFGGIKGWSSHGQYDEEVAAKDASIKPLYDKYMQMDVAALSKDTEALKTGQSLFLTYCVQCHGSDARGAKGFPNLTVADNNSWLYGNSAEKIKETITNGRQAQMPAFGAAFGEEKVADVANYVLKIAGRKAGVGAGEYDPERAVRGESTFQQVCVACHGATGNGNKDLGAPHLANRQHWLYGGSKATIIETITNGRTNKMPTWKDALGEAKIHLLTAYVYNRSHGEGADTTGPAADR
- the ccoG gene encoding cytochrome c oxidase accessory protein CcoG: MSKTFKHIPIKVVPPDPTPDDEPEVQQILLYESAKKVYPRWITGTFTKWRWFWVVATQIFFYGMPWLDLHDRQMLLFDLVNRKFYIYGFVFLPGDFIYLTALLLCSAFGLFVWTSIGGRLWCGYACPQTVYTEIFLWMEKWVEGDRPTRMKLDQQPMSARKLRIKLSKHLLWIVFALWTGFTFVGYFTPIRELTVKLPSLDFGPWESFWILFYGFATYGNAGWMREQVCKYMCPYARFQSAMFDPDTLIISYDVERGEPRGSRRKEADFKSQGLGECIDCTVCVQVCPVGIDIRDGLQYECIACGACIDACDSIMDKMNYPRGLIRYTTENALAHKYPESEIKKHVFRPRVVLYIAILIIVLTSVCVSLYRKVPLSANIFRDRSVLVRETDDGLLENTYRLQIQNTDEKPHDYTITAEGIPALQLYTEIGKNTVHIPGNGSINLGLRLQTDPQSVSRGSKKIKLIITSVDDPAITITEKAAFIGR